Genomic segment of Staphylococcus muscae:
CTACTCACACCGGCATTCTCACTTCTAAGCGCTCCACATGTCCTTGCGATCATGCTTCAACGCCCTTAGAACGCTCTCCTACCATTGTCCTACGGACAATCCACAGCTTCGGTAATATGTTTAGCCCCGGTACATTTTCGGCGCAGTGTCACTCGACTAGTGAGCTATTACGCACTCTTTAAATGATGGCTGCTTCTAAGCCAACATCCTAGTTGTCTGGGCAACGCCACATCCTTTTCCACTTAACATATATTTTGGGACCTTAGCTGGTGGTCTGGGCTGTTTCCCTTTCGAATATGGACCTTATCACCCACATTCTGACTCCCAAGTTAAATTATTTGGCATTCGGAGTTTGTCTGAATTCGGTAACCCGAGAGGGGCCCCTCGTCCAAACAGTGCTCTACCTCCAATAATCATCACTTGAGGCTAGCCCTAAAGCTATTTCGGAGAGAACCAGCTATCTCCAAGTTCGATTGGAATTTCTCCGCTACCCTCAGTTCATCCGCTCACTTTTCAACGTAAGTCGGTTCGGTCCTCCATTCAGTGTTACCTGAACTTCAACCTGACCAAGGGTAGATCACCTGGTTTCGGGTCTACGACCAAATACTCATTCGCCCTATTCAGACTCGCTTTCGCTACGGCTCCACATTTTCTGCTTAACCTTGCATCAGATCGTAACTCGCCGGTTCATTCTACAAAAGGCACGCCATCACCCATTAACGGGCTCTGACTACTTGTAAGCACACGGTTTCAAGTTCTCTTTCACTCCCCTTCCGGGGTACTTTTCACCTTTCCCTCACGGTACTGGTTCACTATCGGTCACTAGAGAGTATTTAGCCTTAGGAGATGGTCCTCCCAGATTCCGACGGAATTTCACGTGCTCCGCCGTACTCAGGATCCACTCAAGAGAGGTCACGTTTTCGACTACAGGATTATTACCTTCTATGATTAACCTTTCCAGGTTATTCGTCTAACATGTCCTTTTGTAACTCCGTATAGAGTGTCCTACAACCCCAACAAGCAAGCTTGTTGGTTTGGGCTCTTCCCGTTTCGCTCGCCGCTACTCAGGGAATCGATTTTTCTTTCTCTTCCTCCGGGTACTAAGATGTTTCAGTTCTCCGGGTCTGCCTTCTTACATGCTATGTATTCACATGTAGATAACACGACATAACTCGTGCTGGGTTTCCCCATTCGGAAATCTCTGGATCACAGCTTACTTACAGCTCCCCAAAGCATATCGTCGTTAGTAACGTCCTTCTTCGGCTTCTAGTGCCAAGGTATTCACCGTGCGCCCTTAATAACTTAATCTACTTTTGATTGACAATCGCTCGCATTCTGCTTCATCATTTCACAATCGCTCGATTACTTACACATAGTAAGCGCACTCGCTCTTGTTCATGATTTATAGACTGACAAGCGTTTTCAATTCAAAACTGTGTTATTAATTATGTGAGTCGTCATTTGACGACTAGCGATAATTTTTTTAGTTTCAAGCTTTCGCTATTCACTCGGTTTTTGCTTGGTAAAATCATTTATACTTACTTATCTAGTTTTCAATGTACAAACAATTTGTTTGCCAAACGTTCGCATTCGTCTTCATCATTTCATAATCACTCGATCACTTACACAAAGTAAGCTCACTCATTCTTATTCATGATTCATAGACTGACAAACGTTTTCAATACAAATTTAATTATAGGTTGAACCCTCAAATATGAGCATTCAAAACTGAATACAATATGTCACGCTAATCCGCTTATCACCTAAAGGTGATATTCCGTATATTATCCTTAGAAAGGAGGTGATCCAGCCGCACCTTCCGATACGGCTACCTTGTTACGACTTCACCCCAATCATTTGTCCCACCTTCGACGGCTAGCTCCAAATGGTTACTCCACCGGCTTCGGGTGTTACAAACTCTCGTGGTGTGACGGGCGGTGTGTACAAGACCCGGGAACGTATTCACCGTAGCATGCTGATCTACGATTACTAGCGATTCCAGCTTCATGTAGTCGAGTTGCAGACTACAATCCGAACTGAGAACATCTTTATGGGATTTGCTTGACCTCGCGGTTTCGCTGCCCTTTGTAATGTCCATTGTAGCACGTGTGTAGCCCAAATCATAAGGGGCATGATGATTTGACGTCATCCCCACCTTCCTCCGGTTTGTCACCGGCAGTCAACTTAGAGTGCCCAACTTAATGATGGCAACTAAGCTCAAGGGTTGCGCTCGTTGCGGGACTTAACCCAACATCTCACGACACGAGCTGACGACAACCATGCACCACCTGTCACTTTGTCCTCCGAAGAGGAAAACACTATCTCTAGTGCGGTCAAAGGATGTCAAGATTTGGTAAGGTTCTTCGCGTTGCTTCGAATTAAACCACATGCTCCACCGCTTGTGCGGGTCCCCGTCAATTCCTTTGAGTTTCAGTCTTGCGACCGTACTCCCCAGGCGGAGTGCTTAATGCGTTAGCTGCAGCACTAAGGGGCGGAAACCCCCTAACACTTAGCACTCATCGTTTACGGCGTGGACTACCAGGGTATCTAATCCTGTTTGATCCCCACGCTTTCGCACATCAGCGTCAGTTGCAGACCAGAAAGCCGCCTTCGCCACTGGTGTTCCTCCATATCTCTGCGCATTTCACCGCTACACATGGAATTCCACTTTCCTCTTCTGCACTCAAGTTTTCCAGTTTCCAATGACCCTCCACGGTTGAGCCGTGGGCTTTCACATCAGACTTAAAAAACCGCCTACGCGCGCTTTACGCCCAATAATTCCGGATAACGCTTGCCACCTACGTATTACCGCGGCTGCTGGCACGTAGTTAGCCGTGGCTTTCTGATTAGGTACCGTCAAGACGTGCACAGTTACTTACACGTTTGTTCTTCCCTAATAACAGAGCTTTACGATCCGAAGACCTTCATCACTCACGCGGCGTTGCTCCGTCAGGCTTTCGCCCATTGCGGAAGATTCCCTACTGCTGCCTCCCGTAGGAGTCTGGACCGTGTCTCAGTTCCAGTGTGGCCGATCACCCTCTCAGGTCGGCTACGTATCGTCGCCTTGGTAAGCCGTTACCTTACCAACTAGCTAATACGGCGCGGGTCCATCTATAAGTGACAGCAAAACCGTCTTTCACTATTGAACCATGCGGTTCAATATATTATCCGGCATTAGCTCCGGTTTCCCGAAGTTATTCCAGTTTTATAGGTAGGTTACCCACGTGTTACTCACCCGTCCGCCGCTAACGTCAGAGGTGCAAGCACCTCGTCTGTTCGCTCGACTTGCATGTATTAGGCACGCCGCCAGCGTTCATCCTGAGCCAGGATCAAACTCTCCATAAAAGAAGTAAGCTTGATATAGCTCGATATAGCTCGTTTGATTGTTTAAGTCAATCACTCTTGAAAGTACTACTCTGAGTACTCAAATTATCGGAATTAACGTTGACATATTGTCATTCAGTTTTCAATGTTCATCTTCACTTGAATTAAGTTTTAACAACTTTATTTGTTTCAAGACTTAATCAATCATAAATCATTTTAAAAACTTTATCAATAGTAACTTTTACACTATCGTTTTCGTTCGCCTTTGATTTATGCTCAATCGTCGTTTTTGCGACTTTAATATCTTAACAAGTGATTTATTTGTTGTCAACCATAAAATAAAATTCATTTTTTATTTTTGATTTATATGAACTCTCGCTCACAAGAAATTATTCTACTGCCTTTACAAGAAAAAATCAAGTCTCATTTTTAATTTTTATATTTTTATTTTTACGTCTCACAACACAATACGACAACGATACTGATATATAATAAAAAGCCAGAAAAGATGCTACTTCAACACCCTTTCTAGCTATGATCTCTTCATATTACTTCGCTGTTTTCTCAATAATTTTACGTGCAATAGATTGATAGATTTCACCTAATTTATCTTCTGGCTGATAAATAGATGGTGCAAAGTCTACTGGTTTCCATGATGGTTGTTCTAATGGTAATTGGCCAAGAAGGTCTGTTTGCAACTCATCTGCAAGCTTTTGACCGCCACCTTGTCCGAATACATATTCTTTGTTACCTGTTTCTTTACTTTCAAAGTAAGACATGTTTTCGATAACACCTAAAATAGAATGCTCTGTATGTTTTGCCATTGCACCGGCACGTGCTGCAACAAATGCTGCTGTTGGGTGAGGTGTTGTGACAATAATTTCCTTACTTGATGGTAGCATTGTATGAACATCAAGTGCCACGTCTCCTGTTCCAGGCGGTAGGTCTAGAATAAGATAATCTAAATCTCCCCATTTTACATCAGTGAAGAAGTTCGTCAACATTTTACCTAGCATAGGTCCACGCCAAATAACAGGTGCATTTTCTTCTACAAAGAATGCCATTGAGATGACTTTAACACCATGACGCTCAACTGGTACTACGGTTTTACCTTCAATACCTGGTTTTTCATCAATACCCATCATATCAGGAACACTAAAACCGTAAATATCTGCGTCGATCAGTCCGACACGCTTGCCTTCACGCGCAAGTGAGACAGCTAAGTTGACAGCAACAGTTGATTTACCAACGCCGCCTTTACCTGAAGCAACAGCTATAAATTCTAAGTCATTGCCTTGTGCGATAAATTGTTCGATCGTTTGTTGTTCTTCTTCCTTGCTACCACGATATTTGGATACCGTTTCTTCCGGTAGTTCTTCAAAGCGAATACCGACTGTTTTCGCACCGTTTTCTTTTAACTTTTCAACAATTTCCATTTGTAAATCTAATTGTGTTTGTCCACCTAATTGCGCCATCGCAACTTTGACACTCACATGTTCTTTCTCTTCTTTAACTGATACATCTATGACGCCACCTGTTTCACTAAGTGGCACATGAATAATTGGATCATTGATTTCTCCAACGAGTGTTTTCACTTGTTCTACTGTTAACACGGATGATCTCTCCTTTTTGTACACGTTTGTATATAGTTTAACAAAATATAAAGCGATTGCATAAGGTAAAAGCCCTGATTTCTCGCAAAAAGTCCCCTATTCCTAAAAAACTGACTCGAAAAGTCTACATTAAGGCTTTCCAAGTCAGTTTTTTCTGCTTAATATCTAATTATTAATGTGCCGTTTTATTAGACGCTTGCCATTGCTTACGTGGTTTAGGCGTTTTAATTTTTTTACCGCGATCATATATGAAGAAACTGATAACAAATCCGATAAGCACTAGGACTGTTGTAACATAAAATGCCAAATCAACACCTGCTGCCATTGCTTCTCGTTGTACAAGTGATGTTGACATACCTGTTGGGGCAACATAATGTGCGGCGCCAAGTGACATCAACGTCACCATTAATGCTGTTCCCATAGAGCCAGCAATTGTTCGCAATGTATTCATAATCGCCGTGCCATGTGACATCATTTCATTTGAAAGGGAGTTTATTCCCGCAGTATTCAACGGCATCATAATTAACGAAATTGCGAACAGACGAATAGTGTACATACTAATAACATAGAGATATGCTGTATGTCCTGTTAACTGAGACATCATAAATGTTGAAACTAATAATATTGCAAACCCCGGTATGACTAGTACCCGTGCACCAAATTTATCATAAAGTCGTCCCGTAATAACGGACATAATACCATTAATAACTGCGCCAGGTAACACAACTAAACCGGATAACATTGCTGATAAGCCTAAGGAGTTTTGGACGTACAATGGAATTAACAATGCAGGCCCTACCATAGATGTAAAAGCGATCATAGAGGCGATAGATGTCAATGTAAAAGTGCGTGTTTCAAAAGCGTGTAAGTTCAAAATTGGATTGTCGATTTTAAGTTGACGAACAACAAAGATACCGACAATTAAAAGGCTAATTAATAAACTAACAAAGACAATAGGATGATGGAAACCTTGTGACCCTGCAATACTGAAGGAATAAAGCATCAGCCCAAATCCTAATGTAGAAAGTACGACAGATAGCTTATCCAAAACAACAGGTCTCGTATCACTAAAGTTACGCATGTAAACCATTCCGAATATATAACCGATTACTGCAACAACAACAACGACATACAGCGGCGCACGCCAAGAAAAATGATCTACGAGCACACCGGATAACGTAGGTCCAATTGCCGGTGCAAACTGAATAACCAATCCGGAAAGCCCCATGGCGAATCCACGTCGGTCTTTAGGGAAAAGTGAAAACATTGTAAATTGACTCAGTGGCATGATAATACCTGCACCCATCGCTTGTATCACACGTGCAATCATCAGTGTCATAAAGTTTGGTGACAAGGCAGCAGTCACAGAACCAATTAAAAACATCCCCATTGCTATAATGTACAATCTACGCGTAGGGATGCGATCCATAAAATAGGCTGTCAGCGGAATCATGATACCATTCACAAGCATAAAACCAGTAACCAGCCACTGGGATGTACTCTCATCAATGTTTAATCCATGCATAATTGCAGGAAGTGCTGTATTCAATAAAGTCTGGTTCAGGATGGCAATGAAGGCGCTGATGAGCATGACTGCAACAATAATATTTCGTTGCTCTCTACTAACTTGAACTTGAGATGTCATATTCATTCTCCTCTCTTTCAACCATTTTATTCTACGCCTATAAATTTCTATTGGCAAATTAATAAACCGACACCCCCTATTTATGGACGTCGATTCAAATCTTCAGAGTCTGGGTAGAAGACTTCCTTGCATAGATATAAAAAAGCAATAATCAACATCAATACCCAGTAATCAATATGAATTTTTGTATAATAAATATGCACCATATAATAGAACATTACAACCATTACTGTATAGGTAATCAAGTGAAATGTTGTCCCTTTTAAATACGGGCTGGCATACAATTTTTTACGCAAAAGGTCCATCGTATATTCGATACAAAATATGACGAAATAACTCAATAAAATATAACTGCCATAATATATCAAATTGTCATAAAATCCTTTGTTGTATTCAAACTCACCTAACTGTAAAAAAATCAAAATACGACTCAAACCATATAAACCAAATGCTAACAATATTAAGAAAACCATACCTGAAATGATAAAAATAGAGAGTACAACAAATAAGGACATCATATTAAATTTACCTTTCATGCTGTTCCCCCCATTTCCTATCACTTCTTAAACTTCATGTTTGTTCACGACAGACCATACAATCATCAACATGAGTACGACAAACAAGCTCGTTGCCATTACATTTTGAATTGGCCATGATGTCCACGATACTTGCCATGCGTAAACTATACCAACTACTGCCGAGCCAGTCGCATTGCCCAAATTACGTGTCAATGTAAATAACGACATCATTTTCTTCATATGATTTTGTGTCGCAGTTTCTTGAACAACAATACTATCTTTTGTATAAAGCATACCAAAACTCAATCCTACGACAAACATCACAATGGCAATGATACTGATTTTTGTTGCACCGAGAAACATACTCATACTTCCCAATATGAGTATAGTAAATGCTAACAAGTAAATCCCTTTCGTCGAGAGTCGTGCTTCTATTTTATCCAGAGTAAAATTAATGAGCAACCATGCCATTGTGAGCGGAAAAACAATCAAACCACTTTGTAGCGGTGTCAAATGTAAATAGTCTTGCAAATACGTTGGCACAAAGACATTGAAGCCAATCAATACAAATGCAACGAAGAAGTCTGTAAAAAAAGCACGTGAAATTTTAGGTTGGAACTCACTCATCGGTAAAAATGGTGATGTATGACGTCTCGATACATAAAACAAGAATACACTACATAAAACTACCAAGAAAATACCTATTGATGAGAGCGTCAATGAGATGGGTGTTACCATCGCTCCAATTAACAAGAAAATAAGCACATAAAATATAAGCATTCCCGCATAATCTACTTTTTGTCGTACAACTTTTTCATCTTCAAAATGATAGGCATAAAGTACGAAAAAGAAAGCAACCAACCCAATCGGAACATTGATATAAAACAGCCAATGCCATGTCGCAACTTCTAGTATAAAACCACCAAGAAACGGACCTAAAATACTAGAAATACCCCAAACACTTCCTACAATCCCCATTACTTTATATCGGAAGGGTATTTCGAAAGCTAACTTAGGAATTATTTGTGCTAAAGACATATTCACCCCTGCACCGATACCTTGAATGAAACGGGCAATAATTAACACTTCAAAGCTCGGACTTAAACCAGACAGTAAACTACCGCCAATAAACAACACTAATCCTATCATTGTGACGTAGATCACCTTCACACGTGACATCAACTCACTCAACAGCGGGATAACGAGAACTATCCCTACGAAATAAACAGTAAAAACAAGCGAAATCGGCAGTGTTGCATTGAGATCATCTCGAATAGTAGGTAAGGCAAGAGAGACGATAGATGTTTCAATTGCGGACATAAACATAATGAGTACGAGTGAAATAATG
This window contains:
- a CDS encoding MDR family MFS transporter, which gives rise to MTSQVQVSREQRNIIVAVMLISAFIAILNQTLLNTALPAIMHGLNIDESTSQWLVTGFMLVNGIMIPLTAYFMDRIPTRRLYIIAMGMFLIGSVTAALSPNFMTLMIARVIQAMGAGIIMPLSQFTMFSLFPKDRRGFAMGLSGLVIQFAPAIGPTLSGVLVDHFSWRAPLYVVVVVAVIGYIFGMVYMRNFSDTRPVVLDKLSVVLSTLGFGLMLYSFSIAGSQGFHHPIVFVSLLISLLIVGIFVVRQLKIDNPILNLHAFETRTFTLTSIASMIAFTSMVGPALLIPLYVQNSLGLSAMLSGLVVLPGAVINGIMSVITGRLYDKFGARVLVIPGFAILLVSTFMMSQLTGHTAYLYVISMYTIRLFAISLIMMPLNTAGINSLSNEMMSHGTAIMNTLRTIAGSMGTALMVTLMSLGAAHYVAPTGMSTSLVQREAMAAGVDLAFYVTTVLVLIGFVISFFIYDRGKKIKTPKPRKQWQASNKTAH
- a CDS encoding SepA family multidrug efflux transporter, with product MKGKFNMMSLFVVLSIFIISGMVFLILLAFGLYGLSRILIFLQLGEFEYNKGFYDNLIYYGSYILLSYFVIFCIEYTMDLLRKKLYASPYLKGTTFHLITYTVMVVMFYYMVHIYYTKIHIDYWVLMLIIAFLYLCKEVFYPDSEDLNRRP
- a CDS encoding Mrp/NBP35 family ATP-binding protein, with protein sequence MLTVEQVKTLVGEINDPIIHVPLSETGGVIDVSVKEEKEHVSVKVAMAQLGGQTQLDLQMEIVEKLKENGAKTVGIRFEELPEETVSKYRGSKEEEQQTIEQFIAQGNDLEFIAVASGKGGVGKSTVAVNLAVSLAREGKRVGLIDADIYGFSVPDMMGIDEKPGIEGKTVVPVERHGVKVISMAFFVEENAPVIWRGPMLGKMLTNFFTDVKWGDLDYLILDLPPGTGDVALDVHTMLPSSKEIIVTTPHPTAAFVAARAGAMAKHTEHSILGVIENMSYFESKETGNKEYVFGQGGGQKLADELQTDLLGQLPLEQPSWKPVDFAPSIYQPEDKLGEIYQSIARKIIEKTAK
- the sdrM gene encoding multidrug efflux MFS transporter SdrM, which encodes MSFKKISVIISLVLIMFMSAIETSIVSLALPTIRDDLNATLPISLVFTVYFVGIVLVIPLLSELMSRVKVIYVTMIGLVLFIGGSLLSGLSPSFEVLIIARFIQGIGAGVNMSLAQIIPKLAFEIPFRYKVMGIVGSVWGISSILGPFLGGFILEVATWHWLFYINVPIGLVAFFFVLYAYHFEDEKVVRQKVDYAGMLIFYVLIFLLIGAMVTPISLTLSSIGIFLVVLCSVFLFYVSRRHTSPFLPMSEFQPKISRAFFTDFFVAFVLIGFNVFVPTYLQDYLHLTPLQSGLIVFPLTMAWLLINFTLDKIEARLSTKGIYLLAFTILILGSMSMFLGATKISIIAIVMFVVGLSFGMLYTKDSIVVQETATQNHMKKMMSLFTLTRNLGNATGSAVVGIVYAWQVSWTSWPIQNVMATSLFVVLMLMIVWSVVNKHEV